The DNA sequence CTCCCTCGCTCTAGGCCCGAACTGACCGTGGGATGAGAATGCCAGATAGATCAGTCCGGGATTTATTTCTCTAAGCTGCCTGTACCCCAGCTCGTTCTCATCCATCCAGCCCGGCGGGAAGGACTCAATCAGAACGTCCGCTCTGCTTACCATTTTCTTTAAAAGTTCTCTACCTTCTTCTTTTTCCAGATTCAGCGTTATGAACATCTTATTTCTCGTTTCAATAAGAAAATCGAGTCCTGTATTCCTGAAATAAAATTCTCCGAAAGGTGTTACCTCCCTCAGGGGGTCCCCGTCTGGAGGCTCTATCTTTATAACCTCCGCTCCAAGCTCGGCGAGAATGGATGAGGCAAACATCGCTGATGGACTTGCCACACTCACATCCAGAACTCTCAGCCCATCGAGTGCATCATCCTTAAATTTTGCCTCCTCGGGGTTGGTAATCATCCTTGCGTATTCCCTCCAGTCCATATTCATCACCATATGAACACGGGGTCTTTTTCGTAATCGAAGTCCTTCGGGGGCCTTCTTCCGATGAAATCTGCCCAGTAACAGATCACACCCTCTCTGATAAGCTCTTCAATCTCTTCCTCGCTCAGGCCAAGAAGTTTTTTGAAAATGTATCTGTTGTGGTATCCGACAGGTGTGCCAACCCATTTTATCCTTCCCGGCGATTTGCTGAGCTTTGCCGGGCTTCCTGCGGCAACCATTTTCCCGTACACCGGATCATCAAAGACCCAGACACTTCTTCTTGCTCTGAGATGCTCATCCTCGTAAACCTGCTTGCTGTCTCTCACCTCTCCGGCAGAAAAGCCGTATTCCCTCGCCATCCGTAGTATCTCATCAAGGTTTTTCTGTTTGCACCACTCGGCAACCATTCTGTCTATCTCATCTGCATTCTCCTTCCTCAGCCTCTGAGAGGTTCTGGAGAACCTTTCATCCTCCATAAGGTCCTCCCTGTCCATCGCTCTGCAGAGTCTTCTGAACTCCTCCGTTGTCAGGGTTGAGATTACGACAAGCCTTCCATCGGCGGTTCTGTACATGTTTGCCGGAGCTATACTCGGATCTCTGTTTCCCATCCGTTTTCTATCCTTTCCCTTCAGGTGTGTGTACGTGAAGACCGATCCCATAACCCTCAGGAAAGTTTCGACCTGAGCAACATCGATGTACTGCCCTTCTCCGGTCTTCTCCCTGTAGTACAGTGCCGCAAGAACGGACATGAATCCGGCGGTTGCGGCAATCAGGTCTCCGGGATATGAAGGCAGTCTAAGCGGAACTCTACCTTCATAACCGCTCACCGCAGCGGCACCACTCATTGCCTGTCCGCTTGCATCAAAACTCGGCCAGTTCCATCTCTCTCCCCACTGCCCGTAACCGCTGAGTGACAGGTAAATCAGGCGTGGATTCACCTCCTTCAGGTGTCTGTAGCTGAGTCCAAGCCTGTCCATGGTTCCCGGCACAAAATTTTCGAGAACGACATCACTCTTTTTTACGAGCCGCAGAAACAGATCTTTTCCCCTGGGATGCTTGAGGTTGAGAGATGTGAAGTATTTGTTTCTCTGGCACCAGAGCACAGCACTTGATGCATCTTTCCAGAATCTCGCCCATGCATCCACACTCCTGACAAAATCGCCCATACCCGGTGGACTTCCGGGCATCTCAATTCTTATTACCTCAGCACCAAATTCTGCCAGAAGAGATCCAGCTTCAGGTCCAAAGAGGACCACGGTTAAATCCAGAACCCGTACACCTTCAAGAGGTTCGGGCTTCTCGAATATTTTTTCCGGATCAAACTCCCTCTCTGCCCACTCAAAATATTCTAACATGATTGAATATTCTCAGTATTTAATATAAGGTTTATTGAAGATTGGGAGAAATATGCATTTTATATTTGACACACTTCAAATTTGACGAAAATTTTTTAAAGTAATGATTATTTTATTAAATTGGTGGTTGGTATGGGTGTTAGAGACTTGGCCTTTCCACTTCAGGCCCTGCTACTTTTGCTGATGCTGGCAACCGCACTGACAAATCAGTGGATGGCTTTCGGTTACGTCATGGGCCTACACCTCGCAGTATGGTTTGTGATAGGGCTGTCCAGAAACGGGGGGCTGAAGAAGGGGATGGCGATAGCGATCCCGACATTCGTCATCTGGACGGTCTGTTTTACGGCCATAGTATATTTCTGGCAGCTATTCAGGGGAAGATTTCCGGATTTCACCATTGCAGGAATGCATCCTGGATTCTTTGTACTGTTTCCGGTGATGTGGCTGCTGCTGTTCGTGGTGACAACTCTCACGTATCCTCTGGTTTTCGAGAGATGGGTTTTGAGCGATGAAGATTGGGAGAAATTTGTGAAGGAGGCGAAGAAGGGGGTGGAGGAGTATGAGTGATCCGCTTGTGGTAGCAGTGGTTGTACTTTACTTCATCGTGACATTTTTGATTGGCGTTTATGGTGTGAAAAAGATAAAGAGTGCGGAACATTATTATGGTGCAAGAAAACTCTTTGGAGCATTTATAACATCCATAGCTATTTTTGCATCAATAATGAGCGGTTTCGGATTCGTTGGCGGTCCTGGACTGGTCTACGCACTTGGAGCCACATCCCTGTGGATTACACTGACTGCTGGTATGGGCTACGGCTTTATGTGGTACGTAATCGGCAAGAGGATTAGGGCGATAGCTGAGGTGAGGCCGATTGCAACACTTCCGGATCTCGCCGAGGCGAGGTTTAAGAGTGGAGCTGCAAGGGGTTTGCTTGCGATAAGTCTCGTCCTGGGTGTAATAGCCTACCTCGGAACTCAGGTTATGGCTGGAGGTTATGTGGTTTCCGGTCTGCTGGGCATACCTCTTGAAACGTCCATACTGATAATCTTCGGAATAACGATGGCCTATACAGCTATAGCAGGAATGGTTGCCAGCATTCTGACGGACTTTTTCCAGGGGCTCATAATGCTGATTGCCGCAGCAGTCGTGTTCATTCTTGCCCTCGTAATGACCGGTGGGACAGGGCCGATGTTTCAGACCATTGGTCAGGAGAATCCGATACTCATTGACCCCCTCGGCAGGGGAACGTGGATGCTCGTATTGATGTGGTGGTTCGTTTTCACAATAGGCTCTCAGCCTCACAGCGTGACGAAGTTCTATGCACTCAAGAGTCACAAGGACTTGAAGTGGGGAGCGGTGATCAGCGGTGGAGCATATATGCTCTCAAGTCTGCTCTGGATTTTCGTTGGTTATGCTGCCCTCTGGCTGGTTATAAGTGGCAGAATCCCCGCCCTTCAAAAACCCGATCAGGCAGCGATTGCATTTCTGACACAGGTTCCACCTGTAATCTCTGCATTGGTTTATGCAGGTCTGCTTGCAGCAATAATGTCAACCTCAAGCGGCTTCATTTCAGTGGGTACGGCCGCACTGGTTAGAGATCTACCGAGAGCCTTTGGCAGGGATCTCGACTACAGAAAGCAGATTTGGTGGGGCAGAGTGGTCACGATAATTCTCACAGTATTCGCCCTGATATTCGGCTACTTTGGGGGATATCTGGTGGCGATTCTCGGAGCTCTGGGGTGGGGATACTTTGCTTCTGCAATAGCCCCTCTTGTGCTTGTTGGCCTCAACTGGAAGAGGGCAACGCGGGAGGGATATGTTACGGCCCTGGTTCTTGCCCTCGTGCTGAACATTGGATTTCTGATTTACGAGAAAGGTCTGGGGATGAAAATACCCTACGGCATCCCGAGCTACGGAATAAGCATAATAGTGGCTCTGCTTGCAATGATCCTCGTCTCGATGGTTACCAAGGGGGCTGCAGAGGAAGAGCTGGATCCGGACATTAGAGCGGCGATGGATCTGTAATCCTATTTTTTAATTTCGTATATTTTCCTGAGATTTTCAAGTTTCAGCACGTGCTCAACGTCTCCTCTCTCAATGACTCTGAAGGCATGCCTTACCATTTCCTTGTAGAACTCACAGTAGGGGCTTTTTGCATACATGGTTTTGTGCTCAGCATAGATTTCTGCAGGGCATGGAGAACCGCAGAGATGTCTGAATGTGCAGTCCATGCATTCCGGAATTTTTTCAACGATTCTTTCCCTGATGGGGCAGAAGATATCCAAAATTTCTTCCAGGTTGGATAGCATTGAAATATCAGCCCTGAACTCATCCATGCCTATGAATTCGCCACATGGATAGATTCCATCAACACTTATGGCGAAAAACCTTCTTCCGGCGCCACAGGGAGAGATGTCGCACTGAAGAACTCTGGAAGTTGGGGCGAACAACCCAAGGAGAACGTTTGCAAAATCTCCTATTACTATTCTTTCGCCTTCTCTGGTGTGCTCAATGGCCCGGTCAACAGCTTTTATGTAATACCTTTCAAAACCCTCAGGAGGTCTGAGCTCCCTACCACCCTCACTTGTCCCTCTTACCGGATTTGCAAGCAGTATCTCAACCTTTCCTGCAAGAAAGT is a window from the Archaeoglobus neptunius genome containing:
- a CDS encoding CaiB/BaiF CoA transferase family protein gives rise to the protein MLEYFEWAEREFDPEKIFEKPEPLEGVRVLDLTVVLFGPEAGSLLAEFGAEVIRIEMPGSPPGMGDFVRSVDAWARFWKDASSAVLWCQRNKYFTSLNLKHPRGKDLFLRLVKKSDVVLENFVPGTMDRLGLSYRHLKEVNPRLIYLSLSGYGQWGERWNWPSFDASGQAMSGAAAVSGYEGRVPLRLPSYPGDLIAATAGFMSVLAALYYREKTGEGQYIDVAQVETFLRVMGSVFTYTHLKGKDRKRMGNRDPSIAPANMYRTADGRLVVISTLTTEEFRRLCRAMDREDLMEDERFSRTSQRLRKENADEIDRMVAEWCKQKNLDEILRMAREYGFSAGEVRDSKQVYEDEHLRARRSVWVFDDPVYGKMVAAGSPAKLSKSPGRIKWVGTPVGYHNRYIFKKLLGLSEEEIEELIREGVICYWADFIGRRPPKDFDYEKDPVFIW
- a CDS encoding sodium/proline symporter, giving the protein MSDPLVVAVVVLYFIVTFLIGVYGVKKIKSAEHYYGARKLFGAFITSIAIFASIMSGFGFVGGPGLVYALGATSLWITLTAGMGYGFMWYVIGKRIRAIAEVRPIATLPDLAEARFKSGAARGLLAISLVLGVIAYLGTQVMAGGYVVSGLLGIPLETSILIIFGITMAYTAIAGMVASILTDFFQGLIMLIAAAVVFILALVMTGGTGPMFQTIGQENPILIDPLGRGTWMLVLMWWFVFTIGSQPHSVTKFYALKSHKDLKWGAVISGGAYMLSSLLWIFVGYAALWLVISGRIPALQKPDQAAIAFLTQVPPVISALVYAGLLAAIMSTSSGFISVGTAALVRDLPRAFGRDLDYRKQIWWGRVVTIILTVFALIFGYFGGYLVAILGALGWGYFASAIAPLVLVGLNWKRATREGYVTALVLALVLNIGFLIYEKGLGMKIPYGIPSYGISIIVALLAMILVSMVTKGAAEEELDPDIRAAMDL